The genomic interval CAGAGACTTTGGCCAGAGTTTATCTGGAACAAAAGAAATATACAAAAGCAATTCAAGCTTATGAAATATTAATTTTGAAATATCCAGAAAAAATTACTTTCTTTGCAGACCGCATATCGGATATAAAGATTTTACAACAAAATAACAATAACAATAATTAAGTAATGAGCACATTTTCAATTTTTTTAGTTTTAATCACAATAGTTTGTTTTCTATTGATCATCGTTATCATGGTACAAAACCCTAAAGGAGGCGGATTGTCTTCTACTATTAGTGGAACACAAATGTTAGGTGGAGTACAAAAAACAACTGACTTTTTAGATAAAAGTACTTGGACTTTAGCTACTGTTCTAATTGTGTTAATTTTACTTTCTAGCTTAAGTTTTTCTGGAGCTTTAAGCGACACAGATTCTAAACTTATTGACAAAACAGAAGCTCCTGTAAATACACCTGCAGCTCCGGCACAAGGAACTACTCCTGCTCCGGCAGCACCAGCAACTAAATAATCTTAGTTCAATATAAAAAATCTAATGCCAGCCTGTCAAAGCTGGCATTTTTTTTAAGAAATAATGTCAGTTTTACCAGCATGGCACAATTTCTGAAAGTTTATAGAACATAAAAAAATGTATAACTTATAATAATATAAAATCATGGCTTTAAACATTAAACCGCTTTCAGACCGCGTACTTATTGAGCCTGTTGCAGCTGAAACCAAAACTGCTTCAGGTATTTTTATTCCAGATACTGCCAAAGAAAAACCACAAAAAGGAACTGTCGTTGCAGTAGGAAACGGAACTAAAGATCATACAATGACTGTAAAAGTTGGTGATACTGTTTTGTACGGTAAATATGCTGGAACAGAATTAAAATTAGAAGGCACTGATTACCTAATCATGCGCGAGGATGATATTTTAGCAATTATTTAAAAGAGCTATAAGCCGTAAGCTTTAAGCTATAAGCTTTCACAAAATGCCTATAGCCTGCTGCCTAAAGCTTAAAGCCAACAAAAAATGAGAGATTTTAAAAAATACGACATTTGGCAACTAAGCCACTCATTAACTTTAGAAATTTATAAAATGACTTCTTGCTTTCCAAAAGAAGAGTTATATGGATTAACAAGTCAAATTAGAAGGGCGTCTTCTTCAATTCCAACCAATATTAGTGAAGGATGCGGAAGAAGTAGTGACAAAGAGTTTAATCAATTTCTCAACATTGCTTTGGGTTCTGCAAATGAGACAGAATATTTATTGATTTTAGCTAAAGATTTGCAATATTTAAACAATGAAATTGCAGAAAAACAGATAGAAAAAATCAATAGCATAAAAAGCAAAATTTACAAATTAAAGCAAGTATTAGTTCAGCAATAAGCTGTAAGCCATAGGCAATAAGCGCTATACTGTAACTAAAACCCGTAGTAGAAAAGCCTAAAGCTTAAAGCCTACTGCCTAAAGCATAAAAAAAATTATTAACAGCAGTAGAAAAAGCTTAAAGCCTACTGCCTAAAGCAAAAATAGAATGGCAAAAGATATAAAATTTGATATTGAAGCACGTGACGGATTAAAACGTGGTGTTGATGCATTAGCAAATGCTGTAAAAGTAACTCTTGGACCGAAAGGTCGTAACGTAATCATCGGAAAATCATTTGGTGGACCAACTGTTACTAAAGATGGTGTTTCTGTTGCAAAAGAAATCGAATTAAAAGACGCACTAGAAAATATGGGTGCGCAAATGGTAAAAGAAGTAGCTTCTAAAACTAATGATTTAGCTGGAGACGGAACTACAACTGCTACAGTTTTAGCGCAAGCTATCGTAAAAGAAGGTCTTAAAAACGTTGCAGCAGGTGCAAATCCAATGGACTTGAAACGTGGTATCGACAAAGCTGTTGAAACTATCGTGGCAGACTTAGCAAAACAAGCTAAAGTGGTTGGAAGTGATTCTGACAAAATCAAACAAATTGCTTCTATCTCTGCAAACAATGACGAAGTTATTGGTGAATTAATCGCTACAGCTTTCGCTAAAGTTGGAAAAGAAGGTGTTATTACTGTGGAAGAAGCTAAAGGAACTGATACTTTCGTTGACGTTGTTGAAGGAATGCAGTTTGACAGAGGTTACCTTTCTCCTTACTTTGTAACAAATCCAGAGAAAATGGAAGTTGAATTAGACTCTCCATACATCTTATTATACGACAAAAAAGTATCTTCTTTAAAAGAATTACTTCCAGTTTTAGAGCCAGTTGCTCAATCAGGAAAACCATTATTGATTATTGCTGAAGATGTTGACGGTGAAGCGCTTTCTACTTTAGTGGTAAACAAATTAAGAGGTGCTCTTAAAATTGCTGCTGTAAAAGCTCCAGGTTTTGGAGACAGAAGAAAAGCAATGTTAGAAGATATCGCAATCTTAACTGGTGGAACTGTAATTTCTGAAGAAAGAGGTTATACTTTAGAAAACACAACTATCGAAATGTTAGGAAACGCAAAAAGAGTTTCTATCGATAAAGACAATACAACTATCGTAAGCGGTGCTGGCGAGGCTGATATCATCAAAAACAGAGTAAACCAAATTAAAGGTCAGATGGAAACTACTACATCTGATTACGATAAAGAAAAATTGCAAGAGCGTTTGGCTAAATTAGCTGGTGGTGTTGCTGTTCTTTATGTTGGTGCTGCTTCTGAGGTTGAAATGAAAGAGAAAAAAGACAGAGTTGATGACGCTTTACACGCAACTCGTGCCGCTGTTGAAGAAGGAATCGTTGCTGGAGGTGGTGTAGCTTTATTAAGAGCTAAACTTGCTTTAGCTGATTTAAAAGCTGATAATGCTGACGAGGCTACAGGAATTCAAATCGTTTCTCGCGCTGTTGAATCTCCATTAAGAACTATCGTTGAAAACGCTGGCCTTGAAGGTTCTGTTGTTGTAGCTAAAGTTTCTGAAGGTTCAGGTGATTTTGGATACAATGCAAAAACTGACGAATATGTAGACATGCTTACTGCTGGAATTATCGATCCTAAAAAAGTAACTCGTGTGGCTCTTGAAAATGCTGCATCTGTTTCTGGAATGATTCTTACTACAGAATGTGCATTAATTGATATTAAAGAAGAAAATGCTGGAGGCGGAATGCCAATGGGAGGCGGAATGCCAGGAATGATGTAATTCATTCTCTTCTTAAAAATTAAAGCGCCAGATTAATGTCTGGCGTTTTTTTTAGCCACGAATTCACAAATTATATTTTTAAATCTGTGTGTTTATTTTTTTGCCACAGATTAAAAGATTACCACAGATTACAATCCTTTTAATCCGTGTAATCTGTGACTAATAAAAATATAGATACAGATTATAAAAAAATAATTCGTGAATTCGTGGCCATTCTCAATGGTCAAGTCGTGGCTATCTTTTTTATTTAACATTCTCTTTTTCTTTAAAAAATCTGTAATCTCTACCTTTGTGGCTTCACAATAATATTAAAAATGAAAAAGCATTTTACCTCACTTCTATCCTTATTTTTTCTTTCACTTTCATTCGTTTTACAAGCCCAAAACACTAAAGACAATTATGTAGTTTTAGTTTCAATGGATGGATTTCGCTGGGATTACGGCAAGCAATTCAATCTTCCTAATCTTAAACAAATTTCGAAAGAAGGTGTTCACGCCAAATCAATGAAACCTTCTTATCCGACGAAAACTTTTCCAAATCATTACACTATTGTGACCGGTCTTTATCCTGATCATCACGGAATTATAAATAATGTTTTTTATGATGCTGAATTAAATCAATCTTTTTCATTATCAAGCGAAGCAAAAAATGATTCTCGTTTTTATGGAGGAAACCCTATTTGGAATTTAGCCGAACAGCAAGGTGTAAAAACCGCTTCGTTCTTTTGGCCGGGTTCTGATATTGACAAAAGAAACCCAAGTTATTTTAAAAATTACAATGGCAAAATTCCATACGAGGCTAGAATTGATACGGTTATGAAATGGCTGCAGCTTCCAGAAAAACAAAGACCTCATCTGGTAACTTTGTATTTTGATGAACCCGATCATTCAGGTCATAATTTTGGTCCGCTTTCTCCGCAAACTAAAAAAGCCGCAATCAAAATGGATTCAATAATGGGTGAATTATCCAGAAGATTGGACCAATTACCAATCGGAAAACAAATCAATTTGATTATTGTTTCAGATCATGGAATGGCAGATATTTCTAATGATAAAAAAGTAGCTGTTTTAGATTACCTAAAACCAGAATGGCTCGGATACAAAGATGTAATCAACCCAATTATGAGTTTACAAGCAAAAGACGGATTCAAAGATTCGATTGCAAATGCTTTAAAAAAAGTACCAAATATCAAATTCTGGAAAGCTGCTGAAGTTCCTGAAAGACTTCATTATGGAACTAATCCCCGTGCGCATGATTTTGTCATTGAAGCAGAAAAAGGATATAGTTTAGTAAGTAAAGAAAGCACGCATATTAAAGGTGGAACTCATGGTTATGATAACGACAACAAAGACATGCACGCTATTTTTTATGCGAAAGGTCCTGCTTTTAAAGTTGACAAAACAGTCAAAACTTTCCCAAACATCTCTGTTTATCCTTTAATTGCCCATATTTTAGGATTGCAAACAGGTGAAATTGATGGAAAGTTAAGCGATGTAAAATCGATGCTTCGCTAATTAGAGAATTTGTCAATCAGAAAATTAGATAATTAATTTTTCATTCCTATTTTCTGTAGAGACGCACCGCAGTGCTTCTTATACGCAACATTGCACAATATATTAAACCCGGCAGATTTTAAAAATCTGTCGGGTTTATTACATTAAAAAAAATGTGCGAATAAATATTGCGGTTGCGTTATGTTAGACGCACTGCGGTGCGTCTCTACAGATATATGCTGGACGTCAAATCATTATCTAATTTTCTAATTGACAAATTATCAAATTATCAAATTGAAATTAAAAACCAGTCGAAACAGAAACAGATTTCCATCCTTCTAATTCACTCTGAACACTTGTTATTTTTTGATTTGCCATATTATACGCATCTTCGCCTAAAAACAAATGCAGTGGCGGGTTTTGATCGTGACTTACTTTTATTAAAGCTTCAGCTAATTTAACTGGATCTCCAGGTTGATTTCCGTTGATATCATCTTTGTGAGCACTTTCAGACTCCCTTACATTTTTATATTCTGCAATTGGGTTTTCTGGCAATAATAAAGAACTGTCTTTTAAGAAATCTGTTCTAAAATAACCTGGGTAAACGATTGTTGCATGAAGTCCGAATGGTTTTATTTCTGCGGCTAATGATTCTGTTAAACCTGCAACAGCAAATTTTGTAGAGCAATAAATTCCCCAACCTGGAAATTCTCCGTAGTAACCTCCAACAGAAGAAATATTAAAAATATGCCCCGTTTTGTTGGCACGAAGAATTGGCATTGTGTTTCTAATGACATTCAACAATCCGAAAACATTTACTTCGTAATTTTTTCTTGCTTCTGTATCAGTTAATTCTTCAAGTGTTCCTAATAATCCGTAGCCTGCGTTATTTACTAAAACATCAATTGTTTTAAAATGATTTATAGTTTTATCAATTGCATTTTTCACGCTTTTTTCATCTACCAAATCCATTTCAAGAGGAAGAAAACTTTCAGATGTATTTCCTAATTCTTTTATTAAAGACGCTTCAATTCTTGATGTTGCAGCAACTTTATAACCTTCTGCTAATAATTTTTTAGCTAATTCTAATCCGATGCCTTTTGAAGCACCTGTGATAAACCAAACTTTTTTATTGTCCATGATTTTAATTTTTACGTTTTAATTACAGGACAAAGATATTATTGAAGTGTTTCTCAAATATTAAAGCAATCAAACAAGAAGTTGCAAAAATCAAACAATTTCAGCCAAACGATAGTTTTTAGGCGAAACTTGAACATTTTTCTTGAAAAAATTGATAAAATGAGACAATTCTTCGAAGCCTAAACACCAGGCAATTTCATTAATATTCCAATTGGTTTGCTTCAAAAGAATCATAGCTTCCTGCACAATTCTTTCAGAAATAATCTGTGAAGTAGTTTTTCCAGTAGTTT from Flavobacterium sp. YJ01 carries:
- the secG gene encoding preprotein translocase subunit SecG, producing the protein MSTFSIFLVLITIVCFLLIIVIMVQNPKGGGLSSTISGTQMLGGVQKTTDFLDKSTWTLATVLIVLILLSSLSFSGALSDTDSKLIDKTEAPVNTPAAPAQGTTPAPAAPATK
- a CDS encoding co-chaperone GroES, whose product is MALNIKPLSDRVLIEPVAAETKTASGIFIPDTAKEKPQKGTVVAVGNGTKDHTMTVKVGDTVLYGKYAGTELKLEGTDYLIMREDDILAII
- a CDS encoding four helix bundle protein; this encodes MRDFKKYDIWQLSHSLTLEIYKMTSCFPKEELYGLTSQIRRASSSIPTNISEGCGRSSDKEFNQFLNIALGSANETEYLLILAKDLQYLNNEIAEKQIEKINSIKSKIYKLKQVLVQQ
- the groL gene encoding chaperonin GroEL (60 kDa chaperone family; promotes refolding of misfolded polypeptides especially under stressful conditions; forms two stacked rings of heptamers to form a barrel-shaped 14mer; ends can be capped by GroES; misfolded proteins enter the barrel where they are refolded when GroES binds) produces the protein MAKDIKFDIEARDGLKRGVDALANAVKVTLGPKGRNVIIGKSFGGPTVTKDGVSVAKEIELKDALENMGAQMVKEVASKTNDLAGDGTTTATVLAQAIVKEGLKNVAAGANPMDLKRGIDKAVETIVADLAKQAKVVGSDSDKIKQIASISANNDEVIGELIATAFAKVGKEGVITVEEAKGTDTFVDVVEGMQFDRGYLSPYFVTNPEKMEVELDSPYILLYDKKVSSLKELLPVLEPVAQSGKPLLIIAEDVDGEALSTLVVNKLRGALKIAAVKAPGFGDRRKAMLEDIAILTGGTVISEERGYTLENTTIEMLGNAKRVSIDKDNTTIVSGAGEADIIKNRVNQIKGQMETTTSDYDKEKLQERLAKLAGGVAVLYVGAASEVEMKEKKDRVDDALHATRAAVEEGIVAGGGVALLRAKLALADLKADNADEATGIQIVSRAVESPLRTIVENAGLEGSVVVAKVSEGSGDFGYNAKTDEYVDMLTAGIIDPKKVTRVALENAASVSGMILTTECALIDIKEENAGGGMPMGGGMPGMM
- a CDS encoding ectonucleotide pyrophosphatase/phosphodiesterase, translated to MKKHFTSLLSLFFLSLSFVLQAQNTKDNYVVLVSMDGFRWDYGKQFNLPNLKQISKEGVHAKSMKPSYPTKTFPNHYTIVTGLYPDHHGIINNVFYDAELNQSFSLSSEAKNDSRFYGGNPIWNLAEQQGVKTASFFWPGSDIDKRNPSYFKNYNGKIPYEARIDTVMKWLQLPEKQRPHLVTLYFDEPDHSGHNFGPLSPQTKKAAIKMDSIMGELSRRLDQLPIGKQINLIIVSDHGMADISNDKKVAVLDYLKPEWLGYKDVINPIMSLQAKDGFKDSIANALKKVPNIKFWKAAEVPERLHYGTNPRAHDFVIEAEKGYSLVSKESTHIKGGTHGYDNDNKDMHAIFYAKGPAFKVDKTVKTFPNISVYPLIAHILGLQTGEIDGKLSDVKSMLR
- a CDS encoding SDR family NAD(P)-dependent oxidoreductase; the encoded protein is MDNKKVWFITGASKGIGLELAKKLLAEGYKVAATSRIEASLIKELGNTSESFLPLEMDLVDEKSVKNAIDKTINHFKTIDVLVNNAGYGLLGTLEELTDTEARKNYEVNVFGLLNVIRNTMPILRANKTGHIFNISSVGGYYGEFPGWGIYCSTKFAVAGLTESLAAEIKPFGLHATIVYPGYFRTDFLKDSSLLLPENPIAEYKNVRESESAHKDDINGNQPGDPVKLAEALIKVSHDQNPPLHLFLGEDAYNMANQKITSVQSELEGWKSVSVSTGF